The following is a genomic window from Heliangelus exortis chromosome 26, bHelExo1.hap1, whole genome shotgun sequence.
AAAGAAACCTACTTTTTAGCAAAAATAAACCTCCCTTTTCAACAAGGACACCTACATTTTAGCCAAACCCCCTGACCTTGAAGCAAAGACCCCTCATTTCCAGAAGAGAACCTTCATTTTTTAGCAAACCATTTTTTTAGCCATCTTGAGGGGGTTCCCCACGTGGTCCCTCCTTGGGGCACCACGTCCACATCCCCCCCGTTGCTTCCATCAGGAAGGGGCCTGCACAAAGCTGGACGAGGACATCCTGGACATCCCCTTGGACGATCCCGATGCCAACGCGGCGGCCGCCAAGATCCAGGCGAGTTTCCGCGGCCATATGACCCGCAAGA
Proteins encoded in this region:
- the NRGN gene encoding neurogranin → MDCCNEGACTKLDEDILDIPLDDPDANAAAAKIQASFRGHMTRKKIKGGEMERKTKEAECANSPRGGDLRNGD